The following coding sequences are from one Azospirillum sp. TSH100 window:
- a CDS encoding 3'-5' exonuclease, translated as MKFSISETFTQSLARLPGKEQKAVKTTAFDLQIDPSSPGLKFHRVERSRDPHFWTVRVNDDLRIVVHKTDGNFLLCYVDHHDDAYGWAEKRRIEAHPTTGAAQFVEFVHHVVEETAFGAAAPRSGYGAQAPLAPAAPGIFDQLTDETLLSYGVPPDWLDWIRQTDEDGLFDLEGHLPQEALEALLELAVGGKPAPPVVAPPSADPFAHPDAQRRFRTVANLDELRQALESPWDTWTVFLHPSQRELVERRYGGPARVTGSAGTGKTVVALHRAVHLARRSDDARVLLATFSKALAQALKVKLSHLLDSGDPAAGRITVTYVDGVAHRLFEDAFGVTPNIASVSQVEAALTAAAKERGETRFSHRFLVNEWRHVVDAWQLRTWEAYRDVSRLGRRTRIGGNQREALWALFERALAILKARNVVTWAEAVARVAEHHRGREKKPFTAAVIDEAQDISIPQLRFLAALVPDGPDSLFFAGDLGQRIFQQPFSWLSQGVDVRGRSSTLKVNYRTSHQIRRRADLLLPAQVRDVDGVEDQRKGTISVFDGPEPDVGLFDTAEDETAYVAAWIAGIVADGMAPEEVGIFVRTFDQIDRAKAAAKQSGHPWVTLQDRGDAENGRIAIGTMHLAKGLEFKAVVVMACDDEVMPLQERIESASEESELDEIFETERHLLYVACTRARDRVCITGVEPGSEFLADLMGP; from the coding sequence ATGAAATTTTCAATATCTGAAACTTTTACCCAGAGCCTAGCCCGCCTTCCGGGGAAAGAGCAAAAGGCCGTCAAGACGACAGCCTTTGACCTCCAGATCGACCCGTCGTCGCCGGGATTGAAGTTCCATCGGGTTGAGCGATCGCGGGATCCGCATTTCTGGACGGTGCGGGTGAACGACGATCTGCGGATCGTCGTCCACAAGACCGACGGCAACTTCCTGCTCTGTTACGTCGACCATCACGACGACGCCTACGGCTGGGCGGAGAAACGGCGCATCGAGGCGCATCCGACCACCGGCGCTGCCCAGTTCGTCGAGTTCGTCCACCATGTGGTGGAGGAGACCGCGTTCGGCGCCGCGGCGCCGCGCTCCGGCTACGGCGCCCAGGCGCCGCTGGCGCCGGCCGCGCCCGGCATCTTCGACCAACTGACCGACGAGACGCTGTTGAGTTACGGCGTCCCGCCGGACTGGCTGGACTGGATCCGCCAGACCGACGAGGACGGGCTGTTCGACTTGGAAGGGCATCTGCCGCAGGAGGCCCTCGAGGCGCTGCTGGAGCTGGCGGTCGGCGGCAAGCCGGCGCCGCCCGTCGTGGCCCCGCCCTCGGCCGATCCCTTTGCCCATCCCGACGCCCAGCGCCGCTTCCGCACCGTCGCCAACCTCGACGAACTCCGGCAGGCGCTGGAGTCGCCGTGGGACACGTGGACGGTCTTCCTCCACCCCAGCCAGCGCGAACTGGTGGAACGGCGCTACGGCGGGCCGGCGCGGGTCACCGGCTCGGCCGGCACGGGCAAGACGGTGGTGGCGCTGCACCGCGCGGTCCATCTGGCGCGCCGCTCCGACGACGCCCGTGTGCTTCTCGCCACCTTTTCCAAGGCGCTGGCCCAGGCGCTGAAGGTGAAGCTTTCCCACCTACTCGACTCCGGGGACCCGGCCGCGGGGCGCATCACCGTCACCTATGTGGACGGGGTCGCCCACCGCCTGTTCGAGGATGCCTTCGGGGTCACGCCGAACATCGCGTCGGTCTCGCAGGTCGAGGCCGCGCTCACCGCGGCGGCGAAGGAGCGGGGTGAGACGCGCTTCTCGCACCGCTTCCTGGTCAACGAGTGGCGCCATGTGGTGGATGCCTGGCAGCTCCGGACCTGGGAGGCCTACCGGGACGTCTCCCGCCTCGGCCGCCGCACCCGGATCGGCGGCAACCAGCGCGAGGCGCTGTGGGCGCTGTTCGAGCGCGCCCTGGCCATCCTGAAGGCGCGCAACGTGGTCACCTGGGCCGAGGCCGTCGCCCGGGTCGCCGAACACCACCGTGGTCGCGAGAAGAAGCCCTTCACCGCCGCCGTGATCGACGAGGCTCAGGACATCAGCATCCCGCAGCTGCGCTTCCTCGCCGCTCTGGTGCCGGACGGCCCCGACAGCCTGTTCTTTGCCGGCGACCTGGGCCAGCGCATCTTCCAGCAGCCCTTCTCCTGGCTGTCGCAGGGGGTGGACGTCCGCGGGCGTTCCTCGACGCTGAAGGTCAACTACCGCACCTCCCACCAGATCCGCCGGCGGGCCGACCTGCTGTTGCCGGCGCAGGTGCGCGATGTCGACGGCGTCGAGGACCAGCGCAAGGGCACGATCTCCGTCTTCGACGGACCGGAGCCGGATGTCGGCCTGTTCGACACGGCAGAGGACGAGACCGCCTACGTCGCCGCCTGGATTGCCGGCATCGTCGCCGATGGCATGGCCCCGGAGGAGGTCGGCATCTTCGTTCGCACGTTCGACCAGATCGACCGCGCCAAGGCCGCCGCCAAGCAGTCAGGTCACCCCTGGGTCACCCTGCAGGACCGCGGCGACGCCGAGAACGGCCGCATCGCGATCGGCACCATGCACCTCGCCAAGGGGCTCGAGTTCAAGGCCGTCGTCGTGATGGCCTGCGATGACGAGGTCATGCCGCTTCAGGAGCGCATCGAATCGGCCTCGGAGGAGTCCGAGCTGGACGAGATCTTCGAGACCGAGCGCCACCTCCTCTACGTCGCCTGCACCCGTGCCCGCGATCGTGTCTGCATCACGGGCGTGGAGCCGGGTTCGGAGTTTCTGGCCGACCTGATGGGGCCCTGA
- a CDS encoding STY4851/ECs_5259 family protein, with amino-acid sequence MSQDRFRAMRWLTGEFLPRRGLGDPDGRPLYAYRCTDAELAALKDGLIKAKIDQPPVETHLAALFCLYVAEWWRRYYDGNAWGWEPVFQALRAEYEWKTASELTEKGLRFWRRDLRHLAHRRGFLVSLVLEGGLPLGLLALGKGRLTDHLRRVLGELDRFGPNEDLGRRLSEQHAHVLPASFRRPEVHVLIGGLLAAVLRRRDGIPTSVAPADAVAWLDAHALGWREELPLSVEDDAAHGLLAGLIRETVALRSHSADLNTLVNRTLVNDGVAWRPMLTFTLDGVVPQDGPIPLGTIAGGATRARLRATGDLEGVVGGPLALLQAERSERREWRVEPLSAARAPIAWPLNAPVELALRVDNATVQTFAAPGGEPASQEPLVFDAIDDEVPLVRLRLIGSGSTRTRRDRLFVACHDGTDLIPSDGATVRALGPIGGTGLTIHEVAGTIRWRDGGDGLSVVFRTGSDDEARSRLSVDGRAPNWDVGAPLAVLGHPVLREVAGGTYGRPVPPGDLRWRPAGGGAWQALPRDGSWPCGLIDVVLVRGGEALDRLRLAVLPQSAQVRIEAHGPRRGRLVLEGFGAADLRVDRNELGGGVRFEVEPVGSGVAIALDADGKPPSRVPLVASWPGQGEVCCRFPFPVRGGGFIDARGQWLRAWARLPLDQLYGVRAVADPGSGDAEIFGWLKADRMDDRSLWIRHRFQGTCSLASLRGAMLNLLAVSQDLDAVVRLMVRCGGQESEMVEVCRVDLKLKIQDESIGIDPHALAMLDEAERADIEMVCRPITDLDAPEEPLPSAPSTDGPPAWVFRKDSREPGPWLIYGRVRGRHRFRPRAVPVAGGEAPDAPDTLGAISRIADFLQRQSALRDLLDAMTADPQHAAWQELDQSLQAVQGRLPLTTLDGLRLLPDLPDALTVFVARAPAPMVGAILGMQDELPFLWAALPLRSWVGAFAAAERGLAALLVAGGQTEDRARALAARVTDDTLGQVENELPLLFCTAALVREHLGRARPGDCTLARLGMEPFRLHFAGSLAELRMGLRRRNDGARWPDQHDFRGVVTGLPREHLDLPQPYRPVLDAPFAAARLAASGAPVEGQTLRALRLCRAFDPEWFDEAYVFALGLAASEPDMIACWSA; translated from the coding sequence GTGAGCCAAGACCGTTTTCGTGCCATGCGATGGCTGACCGGAGAATTCCTGCCGCGACGTGGTCTTGGCGATCCTGATGGTCGGCCGCTCTACGCCTACCGCTGTACCGATGCCGAGTTGGCTGCCCTGAAGGATGGGCTTATCAAGGCGAAGATCGATCAACCGCCTGTAGAGACGCATCTCGCCGCACTGTTTTGCCTTTACGTCGCGGAATGGTGGCGTCGTTACTACGATGGCAACGCTTGGGGATGGGAGCCCGTATTCCAAGCGCTGCGTGCCGAATACGAGTGGAAGACAGCTAGTGAGCTGACGGAAAAGGGACTCCGGTTTTGGCGGCGGGACCTGCGTCATTTGGCGCATCGCCGTGGTTTTCTGGTAAGTCTTGTTCTGGAAGGGGGGCTGCCGCTCGGTCTGCTTGCCTTAGGCAAGGGTCGCCTCACCGACCACCTCCGGCGTGTGCTGGGCGAATTGGATCGCTTCGGCCCCAATGAGGATTTGGGTCGCCGGTTATCGGAACAGCACGCCCATGTTCTGCCGGCGAGTTTCCGGCGGCCGGAGGTCCATGTTCTGATCGGGGGACTGCTCGCCGCGGTGCTGCGCCGGCGTGACGGCATTCCCACATCGGTTGCGCCAGCTGATGCCGTGGCTTGGCTCGACGCGCACGCGCTGGGCTGGCGGGAGGAGTTGCCGCTGTCCGTGGAGGACGACGCGGCGCACGGGCTGCTGGCCGGCCTGATCCGGGAGACTGTGGCGCTGCGTAGCCACAGTGCCGACCTGAACACGCTGGTCAACCGAACGCTGGTGAATGACGGTGTGGCGTGGCGTCCCATGCTGACGTTCACCCTGGACGGTGTGGTTCCTCAGGACGGCCCGATTCCCCTGGGAACGATCGCTGGTGGAGCGACGCGCGCTCGGCTGCGCGCCACCGGCGATCTTGAAGGCGTTGTCGGCGGTCCGTTGGCGCTTCTGCAGGCTGAACGGTCGGAGCGAAGGGAATGGCGGGTCGAGCCGCTGTCGGCGGCGCGGGCGCCCATCGCTTGGCCTCTCAATGCGCCGGTCGAACTTGCCCTGCGCGTGGACAATGCCACGGTCCAGACCTTCGCCGCTCCCGGCGGCGAGCCGGCGTCACAAGAACCCTTGGTGTTCGACGCGATCGACGATGAGGTTCCATTGGTGCGCCTGCGCCTCATCGGCAGCGGCAGCACGCGGACCCGGCGGGACCGCCTGTTCGTCGCCTGCCACGACGGCACCGACCTGATTCCCTCCGACGGGGCAACCGTGCGAGCCTTGGGGCCGATCGGCGGGACGGGCCTTACGATCCATGAGGTGGCCGGAACGATCCGGTGGCGCGACGGCGGCGACGGGCTGTCCGTCGTCTTCCGGACCGGCAGCGACGACGAGGCGCGCAGTCGCCTGAGCGTGGACGGGCGGGCGCCGAACTGGGACGTTGGGGCCCCGCTGGCTGTGCTCGGCCATCCCGTGCTGCGCGAGGTGGCCGGCGGCACGTACGGCCGGCCGGTGCCCCCGGGTGATCTCCGCTGGCGACCGGCGGGCGGGGGCGCCTGGCAGGCGCTTCCACGCGACGGCTCCTGGCCGTGCGGCCTCATCGACGTGGTGCTGGTGCGGGGAGGCGAAGCACTCGACCGGCTGCGCTTGGCGGTGCTGCCGCAGTCCGCTCAAGTGCGGATCGAGGCGCACGGCCCGCGCCGCGGGCGACTCGTGCTGGAGGGCTTCGGCGCGGCCGACCTGCGCGTGGATCGCAACGAACTCGGCGGGGGCGTCCGCTTCGAGGTCGAGCCGGTCGGGTCCGGCGTGGCGATCGCGCTGGATGCCGATGGCAAGCCGCCGAGCCGCGTGCCTCTCGTTGCGTCTTGGCCGGGGCAGGGCGAGGTGTGCTGCCGCTTTCCCTTCCCCGTGCGGGGCGGCGGCTTCATCGATGCCCGCGGGCAGTGGCTTCGGGCGTGGGCGCGCTTGCCCCTCGACCAGCTTTACGGCGTCCGCGCCGTCGCCGATCCCGGCAGCGGCGATGCCGAGATCTTCGGCTGGCTGAAGGCGGACCGGATGGATGACCGCTCGCTCTGGATCCGCCACCGCTTCCAGGGGACTTGCTCCCTGGCGTCCTTACGCGGTGCCATGTTGAACCTGCTTGCGGTGTCCCAGGACCTTGATGCCGTCGTCCGGCTCATGGTCCGATGCGGCGGCCAGGAGAGCGAGATGGTGGAGGTGTGCCGGGTCGACCTGAAGCTGAAGATCCAGGACGAGTCGATCGGCATCGACCCCCACGCTCTCGCCATGCTCGACGAGGCGGAACGTGCGGACATCGAGATGGTCTGTCGTCCCATCACCGACCTCGATGCGCCGGAGGAGCCCCTGCCGTCGGCGCCGTCGACCGACGGCCCGCCCGCCTGGGTGTTCCGCAAAGACAGCCGGGAGCCCGGGCCCTGGCTGATCTATGGCCGCGTCCGCGGCCGCCATCGCTTCCGGCCGCGGGCCGTGCCGGTTGCCGGGGGCGAGGCGCCCGACGCACCGGACACCCTCGGCGCGATCAGCCGCATCGCCGACTTCCTCCAGCGCCAGAGCGCCTTACGGGACCTGCTCGACGCCATGACCGCCGACCCGCAGCACGCCGCGTGGCAGGAACTCGACCAATCGCTGCAGGCGGTCCAGGGGCGGCTTCCCCTGACCACGCTGGACGGGTTGCGCCTGCTGCCGGATCTGCCGGATGCGCTGACCGTCTTCGTGGCACGCGCTCCCGCGCCGATGGTGGGGGCGATCCTGGGGATGCAGGATGAGCTGCCGTTCCTCTGGGCTGCTTTGCCGCTCCGCTCCTGGGTCGGCGCCTTCGCGGCCGCGGAGCGCGGCCTCGCGGCGCTGCTGGTGGCAGGCGGCCAGACGGAGGATAGGGCGCGTGCCCTGGCGGCGCGGGTGACGGACGACACGCTGGGGCAGGTGGAGAACGAGCTTCCGCTGCTGTTCTGCACGGCAGCCCTGGTGCGGGAGCATCTGGGACGGGCTCGGCCGGGAGACTGCACCCTGGCCCGCCTGGGCATGGAGCCGTTCCGGTTGCATTTTGCCGGAAGCCTGGCCGAACTGCGGATGGGCCTGCGGCGGCGCAACGACGGAGCCCGGTGGCCGGACCAGCACGATTTCCGCGGCGTGGTGACCGGCCTTCCCCGCGAGCATCTCGACCTTCCCCAACCGTATCGGCCGGTGCTCGACGCACCCTTCGCCGCTGCCCGGCTCGCGGCTTCCGGTGCCCCGGTCGAGGGGCAGACGCTGCGCGCGCTGCGCCTGTGCCGGGCGTTCGACCCGGAGTGGTTCGATGAAGCCTATGTGTTCGCCCTCGGTCTTGCCGCGTCCGAACCGGACATGATCGCCTGCTGGAGTGCCTGA